The Ficedula albicollis isolate OC2 chromosome 5, FicAlb1.5, whole genome shotgun sequence genome includes the window TGGCAATCATcatcccctggggctgctccccgcTGGGGCTCACCCTGCCGGGGCCAGCGGAGGGGATCTCAGGGCTACTGTGGCTCAGCTGCCCCTCTCTGAGTGCCTGCAGGAAGGAGGTGCCCAGGCATGGGGACGAGGAAGGCGTTAGTTTGGGAAGAGCCCTGCTTTGCTGCATCTCCACCAGAGGGTGCGAGCAGCCATCAAacgccgccgccgccgcgctGGGAGATGCCAAATGCAAATGAGCTGCTCAAGGAAAGATGCTGAAAGCATGGACAGCCTGGGGAAGGCCTGGCTGGATAAAAGCTTCCTCATTCTGCTCCACCAAAGGGGATATGGTGGGTGGAAGGCAGGAGTCACGCAGCCCCTTGACCCCGATGCTGGGAGGGTGCAACAGGCAATCAGTGGGGCATCACAGctcatccccagagctgccatcTCCACACTGCACAGTGAAAAGACTTTGTGCACAGGCACCATGGGGACCTGTGCTATCCCCTTTGTGACTCCTTCATCCAAGACAACATCGACCCTTGTGCCAATGCCCCCAACCCCACATGTGGACCACTTGCTCCAGCACCATAGTCTGTGCTGGAGCAAGGTGATGCTGTGCTCCCAGTGCACCAGTCAGGAGGAACATTAGCCCAGATGTAGCCTGCATGCAGAGCAATGGGTGTGGGACACTGTGCCAGTGGGGCAAGAATGGTGGTGTCCCTCTGTCAGTGATCAGTGTTGCTGAGAGCTCTGCACCCAGCCCAAAGTTCACTGGGCAGGTGGAGTAACCAACCCCAGTCAACCCATTGGTCCAATgtgtctggaaagctgctccCACCCCCTGCTGAAGGTCTTATTTATGCATGGGGTGGCTCAACCCAGTCCTATCTACCTGCAGGTTCTTTTCAGCTTCCTCCAGGGCCTTTTCCACACTGGCCAAGTTGCTCTCCAGCTGGGTGCCTTGCTTGACCTTGGCCTCCAGGTCCCTTTTCATTTTGGTGGCCATGTCCTCCAGCTCTATGGGGCTGGGCATAGAGACCTCCTTCCCCCTCTTGGCCCTCTCAGCCATCTCCCACTGgatctcctcctgcagggcttcAGTCCGGACACTGAGCTCGTAGATCCTCTGGGTGTACTCCTCCAGGCTGGCCCGCAGGCTCCTGACCCGCTCCTGCCGCTCCCGCTCGCACTCCTTCTCCAGCCGGAGCTCACTCTGCCAAaactcctcctcccccagctccgACTCGTTCCTCCGCACCAGTTGCTCCAGATAGAGGATCTCGTTCTCCTGGCCGGCGAGCCGGCTGCGCTCCCAGAGCCGTAGGTCCATTTCTAGGGTGTCCCCGTGGGCCTCCAAGgagtgcagctgctcctgctgctgcagcactctCCTAAAAAGCTCCTCCTTGGAGGGCTGGACAACACCACCGCTCTCCAAGTCCAGCCCGTCCCGAGTCTGGTGCCTCCATCGGCTCACGGTGAACAGGTCGCTGGAGCCTGTAGGACCCAGGTTGAAGGTCATGGATTTTTTGGGCTCCCTGGAGCGGGGCCCGTCTATGGCGGCGAGCCTGGGCTTGATGGGCAGGCTGGCCCGGATGAACGTCCTCTCGGGAGCCTGGGGCGCGCCCTCGGAGGAGGGCCGCTCGGCCATGCTGGGGCCCGTGCGCCGCAGGACGAACTGCACGTCGTTGGCATACTGCCCGCACTTGGCCAGCGACTCCAGGGGACACTCCAGCGGCAGCAGCTGCCGCTCCTTCTCCCGCAGCTTCTGCACCAGCACGTAGCGGCCCGTCTGACCTGCCGGGAGGAGAGCGCGTCACACGGggaaagcagagccagcagggcagcGCTGGGGCTGCTGCATCCCCACCTCCACCCACCCACGGGCTCCTCTTCCCAGGAAGAGCCTGCAGATGGGGCATCCCCCAGCAGGTGGAGATGGCTCACCAATGGCCCGTGCTAGGGCGATGACCACTTCTTGGCAGGTGGTTTGCTCCGAGACTCCGCACACGACCCTCTGGATCCCATCCACCCAGACCTTCAGCTCCATCCCCACGGCTGCCGGGGCTCAGGTGCTCTGGGTCATTGCAGGACAGGCTGCCTGTGGGGAGAAAAGAAACCAGGTTTCCATCCCAAGCCACCGACAAGGAGTACAAGAGGCTTTAAAAGCAGTGTCATTAAATCACCATCCCATGGGGTGAATCCTAGACCAAGAAGTTGTTCGCTGCCGCCCTCTGCACAGATTGCATGTTTGCTGATGTTATTAAACACAGATATTCatctgcaaaattttttttttttctcatgtctGGACAGTGGGTCTAAATCTTCCTGTGGTGGGAAATCATGGGGTTTGTGTGCCTGTGTGGTGCCCAAAAGATGCCCAGGTTATTTCTGTTGTGAGCACAGACTTTTAATGGGTTTGCTGGACTTTCACTgcaatttttctgaaaatttgacAGAATGGCACTGAGGGATTTTCTAAACAACATTGGAAAAGGCAGATGAACCGCTGGCTGCTCACTTTTGCAATGATATAGAGGGAAGGTGCAGATTATGcacattttaatcttttcatATTTACATCCATCTCAATTTATCAGAGAGggattaataaattaaaataaagcctCTTTCTGAACAAAAGCATGACCAAAGGTAGGGTTTGGGAGCGATAGCCAGGCATAAGCACCCATGACAGAGCCCAGATTCTGACTAACACCAGGGTTCAGCTCGACTCCCATCCAGTGGGTACTATTACCTTAAAACAACACCTGTTAGCCTGGGCACACCCAATTCCTgtctcttccagcagctcaaCAACTGCAACTgtcataaatttaaaaaaattaagctcAAGCTATAAAGAActcaaatatttgattttacaGTGTTTTCAAACACTGTCCTAAGATGTATATGTTTTCCCTGCTATAACACTGGCTTCAACAGTCAGTCTTGTCTGAAAGCCCTGGATGGAGTAACAGATAAGAAATTTTTGTTCTTCCATCCAGGGGGTCACAAAGTGctttcccagccccacctggctgGTTGCAGCCCCTCGCTCTGCTCCAGCTATCCCAAgtcagcagccaggctgtgagaAAGATCGACCTTAGGTTACACTCCacttcttcattattttttgttgcCTACTTGAGTAATCAAAGGGAGGGCTTGAAGGGTCCTGTCTCCAGTGAGGAGGAATTTTAATCATGGTGTGAGAAAGGCAAGGAGGAACCAGGGAAGACACGGCTGGGTGAGGACATTCTGCGCAggtgctgggtcctgctggtGCCACCTCCAAAACAcgggcacagagcagcctcacaAATACCTCAGCGCTGAGCTCATGTTTGCCTTGGCTGAGTGACCGGGGAAAACTGTGGGGCTGAAGGACACCTCGGCTTCAGCCCACCTCCCTGTAAGCCCCGAACCACCAAAAGTTGCGAGATACAAATTTCAAGCTGCATTTTGGCACCGCTCCCCAATCCTGTGTATTCAAGGCTGCCACTGTCCCTCGGCATGGAGCAAAGTCCAAATGCCACTGCAGCACCACCCAAATCACCCTGAAACCACTGCTGTTCAccacccccaaacctccccctCAGCAGCACCCTAACACCAAAACTGGAGTGCCACATATCCCACAGAGCACTCCCTATGCCCCCCTCTGGCAGCGACCAAGCTAGTCTCAAATCCAGCTTCTTGTGCCACCACCCATTAAGGGGGCCAGGAGCTTAagaataaacaagaaaaataacccAGCTTGTCACACCAAACAGTCTCACCTTGCTGGCAAAATCCAGTGGCTGCTGAGcgctgtgggagcaggagggctTCTGGCACACGGGTCCCGGGCACCTGTCCGGGTTCAAACCAGGCACCAGCCTCCAGCCCCGCCTTGGCCAGCCTCCCAGGCAATCATTTACCAGCAGCCCAGCACGCTGCCAAAAagctgggagagaggcagaCAGCTTTGCTCCTCATGTCAGAGAAACCCCCCAAAAAGCAGCCAGGGCATAATCCCCACCACATTCTCCAGCACCCAAAAATCCAATGATTCTTTGGCTTCCTTAAAACCTTGAAAGCACAGGGGGTCCTTGCTGTAacctctggggttttttccccacttgCTGCCAGATACAGGATGTTATCTATCCCCTTGGacaaggctggggctgctcccttctctgcctgccctccctctgccttctGGGGAGGATCAGCTTCCACTCAaaaccagcctggctgcccctctTCCCCCAGATCCCTGGCTTCATGAGGGAGCTGACAGAATGAAGGCTCAGCCTTATCTCAGGGGACCTGCAATGCTCTCCAAacccctcagctcctgcttggGAGGGACATCACAGCTGCACTCAGCATCTCATCCCCAATACTCCACCATGACAGCATCTGCCGAGTTAAAAAGAACCACCACCATAAAACCCCATTAGGCAATAAACCTAAAAACATTTACCTTGCCCCAAGCATCACCTTTACTGTAACCCACTCAGTTCCTTACCATCACTCAAAACCACACCAGTCTCATTGCTTCACTTGCAATTAGACCCCCTCCTAACAATTGTCTCTGCTGACCCCCTGCATTAATAGTGGGTGCCTTTGTTACACCACCAGGTAGGAGAAATAATGAGCTTTTTCTTGGGCAAGAATTACTTTGCTTGGGTTAGAGCAGCTTCTCAGCAGAAGGCAGGTTTCCAGCTGCCTCTATTTGTATTTGCCCCAGGAGGTTGCTTTGATCATGAACCAGaagtgcaggcagctgccaggccctgcccctgccccaaaACAGCaccagggaaggcagcaggtgGCTGTGGGTACCAGGACACATGATGGTTGCTCCCAAAGGCCACTCATTTTACTCTTACCCCTCCCCACTATggatttctaaataattttcattggAAGCAGATTAACAAAATGACTAattttctgttccctttcccCATGTGATGGGTCCTAAAATTGAGGGTAGGGATGATTCATACCATTACTTCAACAGATTTCCTGACTGGAAGTCAGAATTTCAAATGCTGACactaaaaaaaatgttttttaaaaattaaaaatctcagatcttgcagttttattttgattcctggcactgctgtctcCCAGCCTCCCTGGAATTGTCTGGCTAAAGGAAGTGGAGATGAAGGAGTACTTCTGTACGTGCAGGAGGATGCACATCTTGGTCCTGCAAACTGCCATCCTGATGGCTGCTGGGACTCACAAGGACCTGAGATAATACAAAATTGGCCAGTCACCTTCCTCACAGAAGTAAGGACCACTCCTGATTTGCAGGGCCACCTGCTGTGTCTCCTACAGGGTCTTTCAGAATCTGAGACAGCAACTTCCAGCCAAGACCTGCAAGCACTTTGAAAGAGTCTTTCTACTATATTTTGCCACACAGAGgaataataatagtaataaaaaaaatctgtttcagagAAACAACTCCCATTTAGCACCCAACAGCAAGGCCTGCTCCAACTCAAATagcaaaacaccccaaacatCTCTACCACAGCTCCTAAAAAGGACCATCTGGGGCCAGTACAAAGGTTTGGAGATGGGCAACCCGCCAGCATGAAGGTTTCACCCATTTTTGCAGGTTCACTCACCTCCCTCCCTATGTCCAccccctggcagggagctgggtaCAGGGCCAGGTGGCAggagagcagtgccacagggaAGGCTTCCAAGAAAGCCTaattaaaagtgaaaggaaatCAGGAGACCAGCCTTTCGTGTGAGGGTTTGGGCTCAGGGTAGGGTCATAAAGACTCACAGTTAATCAACTGCATTAGTACTTGAGAGCAGGCTGTGATGAGCCTGCCATCCATGAAGCACCAAGGTGTCCATAGCGACCAGCAGCTTTGCATCCCTTTGGATGCAGTCCAGGAAAATGCTGGGGTACTCTcagttgttttatttctactttgAACCTGACCCTCTGGCTCCTCTCCCACCCAGTGCCAGTGGGATGGATGCTCATCCCAGCCAGACACACCAATAAACCCCAACCCAATACGTGAGTAAGCAGCaagtggggagggaggggtggcCCTGTGCTGCCATCCTCCATGCTGGAGCTGGTGTGACTCACTGCCCTGGATCAACTGCTGACACATCCAGCAGCTATTTCATACTTCCTCCAGTCTCTCCCTGCTCTAAGCACCGGGTCCAGCTCCTGCACCAAAGGGGAGAGATGGTACTTGCCCACCTGCAGAAACCTCTGGTGGGGCAGAAGCCTCCCTCTTACTCTGGTGACCAACAGAGAAGATCCATAAATACTGAGGCTGCCTgacagcacctgcagcaggctggagggCATGGGACACAGTCCAGGTTTCCCTCCAGACCACAAACTGTGTCCTCCTGCCTTGGGACCCTCTTTTGGAGTGACACCACCTGCCCTTGGCTGAGCTGTTACAGGGACTGGGCAGTTCTGCTGGGCATTCCATGCCATGTCCATCCCAGGACAGAGGCAATGCCGTGGTCAGGGCTGACTGCTGGCCAGTCCAACACCGAGCACTGATCAGCTGTGGCAAGGTTTGATGCTGTGGCAcatgccaggctggcagctcccttGCTGGGCAGAGATGACCATTCACATCTCCGAGCAAGCTGTTCGTGCAGCAGTCTGCCAATCACCCATGCTCACTGCCACCACAGCTGGGAGCACCAGGCAAAGCCCCAGCCACTTGGTGCATGACCTTTCCACCATTCCAGCTTGTCCTGAGGATCCTGAAGGAACACATCCCCTGGCCTGGCAAGGCAGGCAAGAGGTCACCTGCCAAGGACAGCAGTGTCCTGTCCTAAAGTGCAGGGGCCATCAGGGTGGGACACTTGCACAGAGCTCCAAACTGGAGCAGCAAATGGGTGACTTCATCCCAGCACAAAGAGTTGACAGGGGTTAAACAAGCTCAAGAGGTGACAAACGAGTCCTACCAGAGTGGTCACAGCCCAGAGTGGCAGCTCTTCACCCTTCCACCGTCACAGGGAGGGTGTGCAAGTGCTTCTCACCCCCTGGCCTAAGGAAGCCGCCAGCTCTTACGCAAGGCAGCCACAAGTACCCAGGAGCAAGGAAGCAGCATGTGGGGCTCTAATTCACACCCAAGCAGCTTACTTAGGGGTGGTCATAATAGCACCATATCCTCAGTTCACCCATCATCCCCCATCCAGCTCCCTACTTGGACACGTTATGCCTGACAGAAAGCCCTAAAAATTGGCAAATTACCAAAACCAGTAATTTCACCTGAAGGTGCACTTTTACCAGAGATGTGTGAATCTCACACACCCCCCCAAGGATCTGCTGCCTTTCAACAGCAAGCAGCTTTTCTTCTGGGGGCATCCTACAGTGCATAATGCACACTTGGCATCAGCAAAAGTTACATCCATATTTCAAGGGCTTTTTGCACTAAAGGAGATCAAAGGAAAACTGTGTCCTGTGGCATTTGCATACTTGAGAGCTAAAGCATGAATTGAGCCAGAAATCACAGACCACCACCAAAATCCTCTGGCAATCCAAGGGGGTAAATGTCCCAGACAAGGATCTTGCAATCTTGCAGGAACTGCCCAAAGAGACAGATTTCTGGAGAGCCATAAGCACCACACCAGCAACCCGCcttaagagaaaaacagaggcTTAGAGATTTTCTGCTCCACTTCCTCCCAAAAATTACAGACCCATGCAAACATGCCTGGGGAGGCTGGCCAATGttgagcagggcaggaagagccAGGGACAAatcctgcccagggctgagaCACAGAATGGGGACAGTCCTCAAGGTGATGGCCTTTGGCAGGGATTTAGGGGAGGGAGGCTCACCTCATGACTGGTGTCAAAGacactcactcactcactccaTGCCACCCCCACCTGCCAGGATTTCTGGTTTTAACCCAAGCTTTTGGGTCTGCTAGAGCATCAGACccacacagaaacagaagaaacagaaacagcacTGTGAAGAAGCTGGGAAACTTTTTCTCCATCTTAGACAAGATTAAGATTTGTGGCCATGGCAGGTCAGCATTGAGAGTCATACGAAAACATCAAGAATCACAGCCAGTGACATTTTAGGGATGATTACTAGTCAGTCCACCCTACAGATGAGCCGCCAACCAAAAGCTCattataaattaaaagcagcagaaacaccCCTCCTGCACCTACTGCACACACTCAGATTACAGTGTTTCAGCCTGGAAGCGGAAGGATCATCTTTCGCACCTCCTCGCATCCTGTTTCTCCCTTGCAGCACTAATGGCTACTGTCCATGGggggagagctggcagggctggctaGCAAAGTCTGCCCTAAACACCAAGGTTTGCAAGGGAACCATTAGCAGCACCTGCTATTCCTGTAACCATTACCATCACCCCCAGTCCCAGTTGTGAAGAGTGACTTCATGAAAGCTGGAAGTAAATCCATAGATTCTTCCCAAGGGGGAGAAGCAAAACTAGCAAGAGTGTGTCGAttagaggagaaagaggaaaggcGTTTGCTCTGccatgctctttttttcttgtacaaTTGAGTGCATGCTGATGCCACATCCAGGATAGATCTAGCTTTGCCCCAGTACAGGGGCAAGACTAGGTCTAGGCACCTTTAGACTCTAGGCTGATCTAGATCAGGTTCATCATCTTTAGGGGATGACTCACAATCCAGCTCCTAAAAGACAAGCTCTGAGGGGTATTTGCCAACACATCCACACAAACATAACCATGGCACTCATATGCCAGCAGGTCCAGAATCCCTGCTGTGTTCATCTTCCACAGCAGTCAGCATCAGCGAAAGCACGATGCAATTTGTGAACATTCCCCTGTTATTACACACCGTCCATTCCCCATGTCAGAACACAGCTTGTGTCTCTCACATGCAGAACACAGGAGGAATCTTGAGAGGCAAGAGCCTGCTCAAGCCTTGGAAATACTCCTCCCCAGCCAAAACAGAGAACTTCCATTCCCCCCCACCTTCAAGGGTGAGACCAAACcggggaaaattcaggaaatgaGGTCTCTCCCTCCAGAAGAGCCAGAAAGAACACTCAAAGCACAGCTTCCATGAGATACCTGCCCAGTTGAGCCCAGAGGATGAGATGAGCCTTGACCACCTATAATGCAAGAAGAGACACACACACTCCCTGTCTCCTGTCAAATTAATCAAGACTTTAATCCCCATTGGATTACAGGAAAATTCAAGTTCTGCAGCTGTCCTGCAAGTAGGACCAGGGTCataaaaaacaccaaatgaCCTACAAATATTGTCCCTCCAACCTGCCTTACAGCCTCTTTTAGAAGTGCTGGTGCCAGCCATCAGCAATTCTCTTTCCATTCCAATTCTCCTCCTACAGGAGAGGGTAATTAACAAACTAGCAAATGCACAACCAGGGATAAACCTTCCAGATTTTATTCTCCAATTTCAGAATAACTTGCAGTTTCCTACCCTGCTTCAGAAAGCAGCCACCTGTCAAGGACACACTGCTGAGTGTCCAGAGGAAAAGATGCACAGATGAACATGCAGGTGCATGCTGCCAtggatatttatttataactttttaggattaaaaaggattttaatgaCCCTTTGCAGAGAGCTGAACAGCCTCCTTTTTCTCACATGCTCAGACACAAATAAACAAGAGACTCAGAATGAATCCTGGCTGAAACCTTTGATAAGACCCTTGGGTATTTTAGAAGTCTGCTTTCACACTACCTGGCACATGACTAATTAGGTAGAGGCAGTATCAATCACTGCCTGAACCCACCCAGAGACAATGAGCTCTTTAAAGCAGTAAAATCATGGCATATCTCTGGAGAGGCAAGTGCATCTGGCACATCCATCCAGGCTACAAATCAGAGTCTTGCAAGTGATGGAAATCACGGCTGCATGACCATGCAACTCTAATCCCCCAGCAAAGggctccatctcctgctccataCATAGGTCCAGCACTTAATGACACCTGAAGGACCAAAATGGGATAGGAACTTGTGCTGGGGACTCTGCCAGTACTCCTGCCTGCATAGAGTGGGAGACTCagtaaaaatacattgtttctTCTGGAGCATTTAGGTGCTTAATCCTCACCAGATAATGCACAAATACCTACTTTTGAAATTCATTGCCCAACTTCTTTGTACTCCCAGCAAGtcattaaaaaaagccaaatgaaTTCAAAGAGGACAATGCCAAATCCAACGTCTCAGCCTAGGCAATCATCAAACTGCATTAAGGCACTCCAAAAAACACTTGAGGAGGAGTTTTGAGAGACAGCTAGTCCTCAGCACGCAGCATCTCAAAGATTCAAAGCCATGTTTCTAGCACCTCCACTTCTGGGTCCCAATGATGCTTCTCTTCCACAGTGGAGAGCAAATGTCCTTTTCCAACATATGGTGCTGAGTTggtaagatttttaaaagactaGAAAGAGCAATAgaaaaggtattaaaaaaaaaaagccacaaaaatacTCAAACAAGTACAGGAATCCTTTATGCACAAACACCTATGCAGACACAGCTTTTCTTCCCCACTGATGGTGGACAAGTGGGAATACCTTGGATCATGTATGATATTGTAGAACCTTGTGCCCAGGCTGGGTTAGCCCTGGGAAAGCCTTGCAGAGCCACTCCTTTGGGATGGGAACCCGAGGACGTGACAAGCTGCCCTGAGAAAGTCCCCATCCCAGAGGAGtcagaggaagaggaaggggggATGACCTCAGAGCAAGCCTGGGAAACACCTAACTTTCTACAGGCACAAACCACCCAGCAAAGACCTGGGCATACTGGTCAAGAGCACAGGGAGACCACGAGCTGCTTTCTGACAACTAAGCTGTTCCTCAGAgaagagtgtgtgtgtgtttgtggggCAGAAACCAGCCAGCAGCAATCACAAAATGCAAAGAGGTGcacccagcattcccagtgcagGTATGCTTGGCTCTTAGCAGAAAGGAGTGCTGACACCTCCAAACATTGCCAgagcttggaaaagaaaataaaaattggcaAGTGAAAACAGCAACCACAAAGCCTCCAAAACAACCAACACAACCCATCTTTATTCTTATCTAGAGACGCCTGTGTTGTTTATCCAACCTGCTGCACACCACCAGCTGCCTCAGGCAGGCATCCAGAGGGAGAGaccagctccctgctgcacacTCACATTTCCTGGGGAAAGCAATGCTCACAGCAGGAATCATTAAGCCACCAAGAGCCCTACAAGTGCTCTCCCTGTCAGACAGCTTCACAACACCATCTAGGTGCCAATGGTTTACCTGGGCTGGCAGGAATAACAAGGAGCAAAGGGGAGGCTGCTACTCACAGGGCTTCTCTGTCAACACAGCAACTCTCCTGCAGGATGCTCTAGGTGTCTCCTGTCCTAGGCAGTCCCTGCTGCGCTCAGGAGCACAATGGGTCTAACACCATATGCACATCCATGGGAGGCTCTGGACCCCAAAGGGCTGTTGAGAGCACTGTGA containing:
- the LOC101808024 gene encoding ras association domain-containing protein 8-like isoform X3 translates to MELKVWVDGIQRVVCGVSEQTTCQEVVIALARAIGQTGRYVLVQKLREKERQLLPLECPLESLAKCGQYANDVQFVLRRTGPSMAERPSSEGAPQAPERTFIRASLPIKPRLAAIDGPRSREPKKSMTFNLGPTGSSDLFTVSRWRHQTRDGLDLESGGVVQPSKEELFRRVLQQQEQLHSLEAHGDTLEMDLRLWERSRLAGQENEILYLEQLVRRNESELGEEEFWQSELRLEKECERERQERVRSLRASLEEYTQRIYELSVRTEALQEEIQWEMAERAKRGKEVSMPSPIELEDMATKMKRDLEAKVKQGTQLESNLASVEKALEEAEKNLQVFLPPLLPTCLPRSAASSSSAIPGPCRSPWCPA
- the LOC101808024 gene encoding ras association domain-containing protein 8-like isoform X1, producing the protein MELKVWVDGIQRVVCGVSEQTTCQEVVIALARAIGQTGRYVLVQKLREKERQLLPLECPLESLAKCGQYANDVQFVLRRTGPSMAERPSSEGAPQAPERTFIRASLPIKPRLAAIDGPRSREPKKSMTFNLGPTGSSDLFTVSRWRHQTRDGLDLESGGVVQPSKEELFRRVLQQQEQLHSLEAHGDTLEMDLRLWERSRLAGQENEILYLEQLVRRNESELGEEEFWQSELRLEKECERERQERVRSLRASLEEYTQRIYELSVRTEALQEEIQWEMAERAKRGKEVSMPSPIELEDMATKMKRDLEAKVKQGTQLESNLASVEKALEEAEKNLQAQTQELEELNKELRQCNLQQFIQQTGATVTVLQARPEEDAQPEPSPCELPAYRRNGGFSPTTVTDLPAQVSSKQLLGHPRTLPEPLVSSLSPEGAYVPAEPWERELVCRGWVGRGERLLLPKMGCREQACAGGGRPELFIDAIRKRKAHTPAASALLPGARTLAALPGAVEDGSHLLSCLSVSRRVKTLLS
- the LOC101808024 gene encoding ras association domain-containing protein 7-like isoform X2, with the translated sequence MELKVWVDGIQRVVCGVSEQTTCQEVVIALARAIGQTGRYVLVQKLREKERQLLPLECPLESLAKCGQYANDVQFVLRRTGPSMAERPSSEGAPQAPERTFIRASLPIKPRLAAIDGPRSREPKKSMTFNLGPTGSSDLFTVSRWRHQTRDGLDLESGGVVQPSKEELFRRVLQQQEQLHSLEAHGDTLEMDLRLWERSRLAGQENEILYLEQLVRRNESELGEEEFWQSELRLEKECERERQERVRSLRASLEEYTQRIYELSVRTEALQEEIQWEMAERAKRGKEVSMPSPIELEDMATKMKRDLEAKVKQGTQLESNLASVEKALEEAEKNLQAQTQELEELNKELRQCNLQQFIQQTGATVTVLQARPEEDAQPEPSPCELPAYRRNGGFSPTTVTDLPAQVSSKQLLGHPRTLPEPLVSSLSPEVVSTRQSIWR